From a single Notolabrus celidotus isolate fNotCel1 chromosome 7, fNotCel1.pri, whole genome shotgun sequence genomic region:
- the odam gene encoding uncharacterized protein odam: MTLDIMKPQAALLWVCLLGTSFALPLQIGIIASNSNEILRLNGLTLAALGQAQVSSLLPQFVLQQQPEVLLTPQMVNMNPQMVGPFSPQGHQLFFPSQGNQLTPMIVPNAQQEQIVTPQDPNAPNIPQQAQNPVQMFPSFQYPPFGFPQYSRQGYPYFVPPYGYPQQRNTAVLQPNNAQQNLERTTHRPQLPLQQASLPRVQTEKTWPMGTQKESTTIPPDPRGDTSGPGVDEGNGNFPFLFEP; encoded by the exons ATG ACTTTGGACATCATGAAACCCCAGGCTGCTCTTCTGTGGGTCTGTTTACTCGGGACAAGCTTTGCTCTTCCA CTACAGATTGGAATTATTGCAAGCAACAGCAATGAG ATCCTAAGACTGAATGGATTAACTCTTGCTGCTCTTGGACAAGCACAGGTA TCTTCCCTGTTACCCCAGtttgtgctgcagcagcagcctgaggTGCTGCTCACTCCACAGATGGTGAACATGAACCCTCAAATGGTAGGGCCCTTCTCTCCTCAGGGGCACCAGCTATTCTTCCCCTCTCAGGGCAACCAGCTTACACCTATGATCGTCCCCAATGCTCAGCAAGAGCAGATTGTGACCCCACAGGACCCCAACGCTCCTAACATCCCCCAGCAGGCCCAAAACCCAGTTCAG ATGTTTCCATCTTTCCAGTATCCGCCTTTCGGCTTCCCTCAGTATTCCAGACAG GGCTACCCTTACTTTGTTCCTCCTTACGGCTATCCCCAGCAGAGGAACACTGCAGTGCTGCAGCCCAACAATGCTCAGCAAAACTTGGAGAGAACCACACACAGACCACAGCTCCCTCTGCAG CAAGCTTCTCTGCCTAGGGTGCAAACAGAAAAA ACATGGCCGATGGGGACACAGAAGGAGTCTACTACAATTCCTCCTGATCCTCGTGGTGACACATCTGGGCCTGGAGTTGATGAG GGCAACGGCAACTTCCCCTTCCTGTTTGAACCCTAG